In one window of Pseudomonas sp. IAC-BECa141 DNA:
- a CDS encoding siderophore-interacting protein: MASANPYKLFDVVLRHKQQLSPHLMRVTLASPAVTEMATWAPDQRVKLFFPAADGSPARLSEGEGWYARFRSMLVDRRPVMRTYTIRHLRAGSGEVDIDFVLHGGTGPASRWALRAQPGESMQILAPDSQFSAQEAGGFEWKPPQTLKQLLLVADATALPAAMGILEELATLAEPPQTQAFFEVESRDDMLAVPDWPGLSVQWLIRDHAAAGTLMVEAVRQATLPVDASPVGQAVELADVDIEEEILWEIADTASEGFYGWVAGESAAVMSLRKYLIKERGIPRESLNLMGYWRYNKSGG, from the coding sequence ATGGCCTCCGCCAATCCTTACAAGTTGTTCGACGTTGTTTTGCGTCACAAGCAGCAGTTGAGCCCGCATCTCATGCGAGTCACGCTCGCAAGCCCCGCTGTCACCGAGATGGCAACCTGGGCACCGGATCAGCGAGTGAAACTGTTTTTTCCGGCAGCAGACGGTTCGCCCGCCAGGCTTTCTGAGGGGGAGGGGTGGTATGCCCGGTTTCGCTCGATGCTGGTTGATCGTCGCCCGGTGATGCGCACCTACACCATCCGTCATTTGCGCGCTGGGTCAGGTGAGGTCGATATCGATTTCGTCCTGCACGGCGGGACCGGCCCGGCCTCCCGATGGGCGTTGCGAGCACAGCCCGGCGAGTCGATGCAGATTCTAGCCCCCGACAGCCAATTCTCGGCACAAGAGGCGGGGGGATTTGAATGGAAGCCTCCGCAAACGCTCAAGCAACTTCTCCTGGTCGCCGACGCGACAGCATTGCCGGCCGCCATGGGAATTCTGGAAGAGCTGGCGACGCTGGCTGAACCGCCGCAGACTCAGGCGTTTTTTGAAGTCGAAAGTCGTGATGACATGTTGGCCGTTCCTGACTGGCCCGGGCTTTCGGTGCAATGGCTGATTCGCGATCACGCGGCTGCGGGTACGTTGATGGTGGAGGCTGTGCGGCAGGCGACGTTGCCTGTTGACGCATCGCCGGTTGGGCAAGCGGTCGAACTGGCGGATGTCGACATCGAAGAAGAGATTCTGTGGGAGATCGCCGATACGGCCAGCGAGGGATTCTATGGTTGGGTCGCAGGAGAATCCGCGGCGGTCATGAGCCTGCGCAAATACCTGATAAAGGAGCGCGGCATCCCTCGCGAATCACTCAATCTGATGGGTTACTGGCGTTACAACAAGTCCGGCGGTTGA
- a CDS encoding DUF1654 domain-containing protein, whose translation MHVQLNKDNLVVTSPDAPDAYERMGMRVQKIINSPTAQKAKAALIFRLPDEPVDEWERLLEEIDENDNVTLAYRDDGGVQIFWVVPKED comes from the coding sequence ATGCACGTACAGCTTAATAAGGATAACCTCGTGGTCACTTCCCCTGATGCTCCTGACGCTTACGAACGCATGGGCATGCGCGTTCAAAAAATTATCAACTCCCCCACCGCACAAAAAGCCAAAGCCGCACTGATCTTCCGCCTTCCGGACGAACCGGTGGATGAGTGGGAGCGCTTGCTGGAAGAGATCGACGAAAACGACAACGTCACCCTCGCCTACCGCGACGATGGCGGCGTGCAGATTTTCTGGGTTGTGCCGAAGGAAGATTGA
- a CDS encoding xanthine dehydrogenase family protein molybdopterin-binding subunit, which translates to MSNREISRRSFLQGGLVAGVSVTLTPLSSQALGALMENSVTVPSEQWLGNNGKARQRNDALSKVCGSKVFARDIRSKDMPGWPQQQGHAMLLKTIKADRIYDGYDLSWLGADLQPDRIVTAADLDKDGIVFPEEHAPDPLLPEGKVPMFIGHPVAILIWNDFERFRQAKNKLKFNDKAIRYGAQVPFYEGDPYGSFRYVRVGGPTSADEDEFASLKDSILFPMLKNRRPVWNSQPNLHGNLTERGLFYADRMKKEIDTPPDNWLVFDERYKTPSIEPAAMEPDNGNGWYDPATKTLHFVVATQCPLETATETAKMIGPSRFGLANLNMHPGYTVGYGSKDHNIFVYYAALAALYGAGVPIRLANDRYEQFQSGIKRHPFDIRYQLAVDKTDHSFKIFRAEMSVDGGGRINYSPSVAAVGATAAQSIYYMPQNDLQVTAYHSRAVEAGSMRGYGTLQSMASTEMMVDEIADRLGVDAIDLRRKNALRSGMKNTQGAIPAGALRLHEILDKASLHEVWKNRDAIKKQREAADPDNWYGVGFAICQKDFGTGSEAPMASIEFTADGRISLRHIGIEIGTGMSTSQALVVADFLGSAAHDVKTGETEWDELQLVTAGNPYIMSQAEQDNFLRNPRWVGKLASASSATNSAYYFSHATREAARVLFNHGLWPAALEIWRQGPYGGQANPYVVRREDAHWVDGKLTANGMQPLTFEELAKRAHERGLVTGATVHGFNRWSWAEAEYSIDGVRERLPLDGLAVKYGDGAPKAKKAQMTSAGFHLLDRQNIAYPVVQLNNAAVTYYSPVATLVELKVNKGSAEVEVLNHHSWLECGRVLVEELVRGQLEGGIAMGIGHALMEEMPLYEGGPGEGDWNFNRYRLPMARHVAVWKQTSEILPPLSSSDPSKGIAEVVMIPVVGAIGNAVAHAIGKRVRDLPITAARIKEALNG; encoded by the coding sequence ATGTCCAACCGTGAAATATCCCGGCGCTCGTTCCTTCAGGGCGGGCTGGTGGCGGGTGTGAGCGTTACACTCACACCGCTCAGCAGTCAGGCGCTCGGTGCCTTGATGGAAAACAGCGTGACCGTGCCGTCCGAGCAGTGGCTCGGCAACAATGGCAAGGCACGCCAGCGTAACGATGCCTTGTCCAAGGTCTGCGGCAGCAAGGTATTTGCCCGCGACATCCGTTCCAAGGACATGCCGGGCTGGCCCCAGCAGCAAGGCCACGCCATGTTGCTGAAAACCATCAAGGCCGACCGCATCTACGACGGATACGACCTGTCGTGGCTCGGGGCCGATCTGCAGCCTGATCGTATCGTTACCGCCGCCGATCTGGACAAGGACGGCATCGTGTTCCCTGAAGAGCACGCGCCGGATCCTCTACTGCCGGAAGGCAAGGTACCGATGTTCATCGGTCACCCGGTCGCGATCCTGATCTGGAACGACTTCGAGCGTTTCCGCCAGGCCAAGAACAAACTCAAATTCAATGACAAGGCAATTCGTTACGGTGCCCAAGTACCGTTCTACGAAGGCGATCCCTATGGCAGTTTCCGCTACGTGCGCGTCGGTGGCCCGACGTCGGCGGACGAGGATGAGTTCGCCAGCCTCAAGGATTCGATCCTGTTCCCGATGCTGAAAAACCGTCGTCCGGTGTGGAATTCTCAGCCGAACCTGCACGGCAACCTGACCGAGCGCGGCCTGTTTTACGCCGACCGCATGAAGAAAGAGATCGACACCCCGCCGGACAACTGGCTGGTGTTCGACGAGCGCTACAAAACCCCGTCGATCGAACCGGCCGCAATGGAACCGGACAACGGTAACGGCTGGTACGACCCGGCGACCAAGACCCTGCATTTCGTCGTCGCCACCCAATGTCCGCTGGAAACCGCTACCGAGACCGCGAAGATGATCGGGCCGTCGCGTTTCGGCCTGGCGAACCTGAACATGCACCCGGGTTACACCGTCGGTTACGGTTCCAAGGACCACAACATTTTCGTCTACTACGCGGCTCTGGCGGCGTTGTACGGCGCAGGTGTGCCGATTCGCCTGGCCAACGACCGCTACGAGCAGTTCCAGAGCGGCATCAAGCGTCACCCGTTCGACATCCGCTACCAGTTGGCGGTGGACAAGACCGACCACAGCTTCAAGATTTTCCGCGCCGAAATGAGCGTCGACGGTGGCGGCCGGATCAACTACAGCCCGTCGGTAGCGGCCGTTGGCGCCACGGCGGCGCAGTCAATCTACTACATGCCGCAGAACGACCTGCAGGTCACCGCTTACCATTCCCGCGCGGTTGAGGCGGGTTCGATGCGCGGCTACGGCACGCTGCAGAGCATGGCTTCCACCGAGATGATGGTCGACGAAATTGCCGATCGCCTTGGTGTCGACGCGATTGATCTGCGCCGCAAGAACGCACTGCGTTCTGGGATGAAAAACACCCAGGGTGCGATCCCGGCCGGTGCGTTGCGCCTGCACGAAATTCTCGACAAGGCTTCGCTGCACGAAGTCTGGAAAAACCGCGACGCGATCAAGAAACAGCGTGAAGCGGCAGACCCGGACAACTGGTATGGCGTAGGTTTCGCCATTTGCCAGAAAGACTTCGGCACCGGTTCCGAAGCGCCGATGGCCAGCATCGAGTTCACCGCCGACGGGCGCATTTCCCTGCGGCACATCGGTATCGAGATCGGTACCGGCATGTCCACCTCGCAAGCGTTGGTGGTGGCTGACTTCCTCGGCAGCGCGGCTCACGATGTGAAGACCGGTGAAACCGAGTGGGATGAACTGCAGCTAGTGACCGCCGGCAACCCTTACATCATGAGCCAGGCCGAGCAGGACAACTTCCTGCGCAATCCGCGTTGGGTCGGCAAGCTGGCTTCCGCGTCGTCCGCGACCAACTCTGCCTACTACTTCAGCCACGCCACCCGTGAAGCGGCGCGCGTGCTGTTCAACCACGGTCTGTGGCCGGCAGCGCTGGAGATCTGGCGTCAGGGCCCATACGGCGGCCAGGCCAACCCCTACGTGGTACGCCGCGAAGATGCGCATTGGGTTGACGGCAAACTCACTGCCAACGGCATGCAGCCGCTGACCTTCGAAGAGCTGGCCAAGCGTGCTCACGAGCGCGGTCTGGTCACTGGCGCCACGGTTCACGGTTTCAACCGCTGGAGCTGGGCAGAAGCTGAATACAGCATCGACGGCGTGCGCGAACGTCTGCCGCTCGACGGTCTGGCGGTGAAATACGGTGATGGTGCGCCAAAAGCGAAAAAGGCACAGATGACCAGTGCCGGTTTCCACCTGCTGGATCGGCAGAACATCGCCTATCCGGTGGTTCAACTGAACAACGCCGCCGTGACCTACTACAGCCCGGTCGCAACGCTGGTCGAGTTGAAGGTCAACAAAGGTTCGGCAGAAGTCGAAGTGCTCAACCATCACTCGTGGCTGGAATGCGGTCGAGTACTGGTCGAAGAACTGGTGCGTGGCCAGCTCGAAGGCGGAATCGCCATGGGCATCGGTCACGCCTTGATGGAAGAGATGCCGCTGTACGAAGGCGGGCCGGGGGAGGGTGACTGGAACTTCAACCGTTATCGCCTGCCGATGGCGCGCCATGTGGCGGTGTGGAAGCAGACGTCGGAAATCCTGCCGCCGCTGTCCTCAAGCGACCCGTCCAAAGGCATTGCCGAAGTGGTGATGATCCCGGTGGTCGGTGCCATCGGTAACGCCGTGGCCCACGCCATCGGTAAACGTGTTCGCGATTTGCCAATCACTGCTGCGCGCATCAAGGAGGCCCTCAATGGCTAA
- a CDS encoding SPOR domain-containing protein: MRKLVWVVAALALAGCGEGKSVDAQKPKPAAVTAPAAVGPQWDLEVRGETPQAVSDLSGWLIEHGFVASVIKDASGKTRILLGPFNSKADAEARQADVNAALIKAKKQNIETLVLERTAAQ, translated from the coding sequence GTGCGCAAATTGGTCTGGGTAGTCGCGGCACTGGCACTGGCAGGATGTGGCGAAGGCAAGAGTGTGGATGCGCAAAAGCCGAAACCGGCGGCGGTAACGGCGCCTGCTGCGGTGGGCCCGCAGTGGGATCTCGAAGTGCGCGGTGAAACACCTCAAGCCGTCAGCGACCTCAGCGGCTGGCTGATCGAGCATGGCTTTGTGGCCAGTGTCATCAAGGACGCCAGCGGCAAGACCCGGATTCTCCTTGGCCCTTTCAATTCGAAGGCTGACGCCGAGGCGCGTCAGGCGGATGTGAATGCCGCGCTGATCAAGGCGAAGAAGCAGAACATCGAGACGCTGGTACTTGAGCGCACGGCCGCGCAATAA
- a CDS encoding DUF2214 family protein, with protein MLVHWFLAAIHLLAFAMGFWAVLTRGTSFSRLASGSGEVGRVLLADSLWGLSALVLLITGGMRAFGGYEKGTDYYLHQPLFHLKMTLFVLILLLELLPMITLIKWRVAKARGTAPDTGRAKVFARISHAEALLLILMVVAATGMARGVTFG; from the coding sequence ATGCTGGTTCACTGGTTTCTTGCGGCGATACATTTACTGGCATTTGCCATGGGTTTCTGGGCGGTGTTGACCCGTGGGACGTCTTTCAGCCGCCTGGCGTCCGGCTCGGGTGAGGTGGGGCGCGTATTGCTTGCCGACAGTCTATGGGGGCTTTCGGCGCTGGTGTTGCTTATCACCGGTGGCATGCGGGCTTTTGGAGGTTATGAGAAGGGAACCGATTACTACCTGCACCAGCCGCTGTTCCATCTAAAGATGACGTTGTTTGTGCTGATTCTGCTTCTGGAGCTTTTGCCGATGATCACCCTGATCAAATGGCGCGTGGCCAAGGCGCGCGGCACTGCCCCTGATACTGGGCGAGCAAAGGTGTTCGCGCGGATCAGTCATGCCGAAGCGCTGCTGTTGATATTGATGGTCGTGGCGGCTACCGGGATGGCGCGTGGCGTCACATTTGGTTAA
- the csrA gene encoding carbon storage regulator CsrA yields MLILTRKVGESINIGDDITITILGVSGQQVRIGINAPKNVAVHREEIYQRIQAGLTAPDKPQTP; encoded by the coding sequence ATGCTGATACTCACCCGCAAAGTCGGTGAAAGCATAAACATTGGTGATGACATCACGATCACCATTCTTGGCGTCAGCGGCCAGCAAGTTCGAATCGGCATCAATGCTCCAAAGAACGTTGCAGTGCACCGGGAAGAAATCTACCAGCGCATCCAGGCGGGCCTGACCGCACCGGACAAGCCACAAACGCCCTGA
- a CDS encoding SDR family oxidoreductase, producing the protein MIELPTPKTGTHGRVALVTGAARGIGLGIAAWLISEGWQVVLTDLDRARGSKVAKVLGENAWFIAMDVADESQVALGVAEVLGQFGRLDALVCNAAVADPHNITLESLDLAYWNRVLAVNLGGPMLLAKHCAPYLRAHNGAIVNLASTRAAQSEPDSEAYAASKGGLLALTHALAVSLGPEIRVNAVSPGWIDARDPSARRAEPLSDTDHAQHPAGRVGTVEDVAAMVAWLLSKNAGFVTGQEFVVDGGMTKKMIYTE; encoded by the coding sequence GTGATCGAGTTGCCTACGCCGAAGACTGGCACCCATGGCCGCGTTGCATTGGTCACGGGTGCTGCGCGCGGGATAGGTCTGGGAATCGCAGCGTGGCTGATCAGCGAAGGCTGGCAGGTGGTGCTGACGGACCTGGATCGTGCGCGGGGTTCGAAAGTGGCAAAGGTGCTGGGCGAAAACGCCTGGTTCATCGCCATGGACGTGGCGGACGAAAGTCAGGTGGCGCTCGGAGTCGCGGAAGTGCTCGGGCAGTTTGGCCGCCTGGATGCGCTGGTGTGCAATGCTGCCGTGGCCGATCCGCACAACATCACGCTGGAAAGCCTCGATCTGGCTTACTGGAATCGGGTGCTGGCAGTGAACCTCGGTGGGCCGATGTTGCTGGCCAAGCACTGCGCGCCGTATCTGCGTGCGCACAACGGGGCGATCGTCAATCTGGCCTCGACCCGTGCGGCGCAGTCGGAACCGGATTCGGAGGCATATGCCGCGAGCAAGGGCGGATTGCTGGCACTGACGCACGCGCTGGCGGTCAGTCTGGGGCCGGAGATTCGCGTCAATGCGGTCAGCCCGGGCTGGATCGATGCGCGGGACCCTTCTGCCCGACGCGCGGAGCCGCTGAGCGATACCGATCATGCCCAGCATCCTGCGGGCAGGGTAGGTACGGTTGAGGACGTTGCGGCGATGGTGGCGTGGTTGCTGTCGAAGAATGCAGGGTTTGTGACCGGGCAGGAATTCGTGGTCGATGGCGGCATGACCAAGAAGATGATTTATACGGAATGA
- a CDS encoding c-type cytochrome has protein sequence MKQLLTRLTLAVGLAVPVLAVHADDQVKRGEYLARAADCMACHTAPGGAPFAGGLPIVSPFGTIYGTNITPSKEHGIGLYTDEEFFAALTEGKRRDGANLYPAMPYTSYHLMPRADSDAIHAYLKTIEPIERAAPVTSLSFPFNVRPGLIGWNMMYGKALKLEPAEGKSDAWKRGQYMVEVLGHCGECHTPRGLPGAMQLDKRLIGGILNGYLAPSLLATDLAARGWNHQDLSTFLKHGMSAQGTMFNEMFPVFHNSTQGLNDPDLAAMATFLLGDKPPAAKELTEVPLEKLSASAQRGRQEYLNVCAGCHAAGGEGKPHIAVAMRGNTTLRLEDPRNLLRVIEDGIGEQKFAGFEHMQPMPGFADKLSAEQLTDLLNYLRQGWGGQSAELAVGDVQKLQANAPSIEHKAH, from the coding sequence ATGAAGCAATTACTGACCCGCCTGACCCTGGCGGTCGGGCTGGCCGTGCCTGTGTTGGCGGTGCACGCGGATGATCAGGTCAAGCGCGGCGAATACCTCGCCCGCGCTGCCGACTGCATGGCTTGCCATACAGCACCAGGCGGCGCGCCGTTTGCCGGCGGCCTGCCGATCGTGTCGCCGTTCGGCACGATCTATGGCACCAACATCACTCCAAGCAAGGAGCACGGCATCGGTCTTTACACCGATGAAGAGTTCTTCGCCGCGCTCACCGAAGGCAAGCGTCGTGACGGCGCCAATCTGTACCCGGCGATGCCGTATACCTCGTATCACTTGATGCCGCGTGCCGATTCGGATGCGATTCATGCGTATCTGAAAACCATCGAGCCGATTGAGCGTGCAGCGCCGGTGACGAGTCTGAGCTTTCCGTTCAACGTCCGTCCGGGCTTGATCGGCTGGAACATGATGTACGGCAAAGCCTTGAAGCTGGAGCCGGCCGAAGGAAAAAGCGACGCCTGGAAACGCGGCCAGTACATGGTCGAAGTGCTCGGCCACTGCGGCGAATGCCACACGCCACGCGGCCTTCCGGGCGCGATGCAGTTGGACAAGCGCCTGATTGGCGGCATCCTCAATGGCTATCTGGCACCGAGCCTGCTGGCCACTGATCTGGCGGCGCGCGGCTGGAATCATCAAGACCTGAGCACGTTCCTCAAGCACGGCATGAGCGCCCAGGGCACGATGTTCAACGAGATGTTCCCGGTGTTCCACAACAGCACTCAGGGCCTGAATGATCCGGATCTGGCAGCGATGGCAACCTTCCTGCTCGGCGACAAGCCGCCGGCGGCAAAAGAACTGACCGAAGTGCCCCTGGAAAAACTCAGTGCCAGCGCTCAACGCGGCCGACAGGAATACTTGAACGTCTGCGCCGGCTGTCACGCGGCGGGGGGCGAGGGCAAGCCGCACATCGCGGTGGCCATGCGCGGCAACACTACGCTGCGCCTGGAAGACCCGCGCAACCTGTTGCGAGTGATCGAGGATGGTATCGGCGAACAGAAATTCGCCGGGTTCGAACACATGCAGCCAATGCCGGGTTTTGCCGACAAGCTCAGTGCCGAACAGCTGACCGATCTGCTGAACTATCTGCGCCAGGGTTGGGGTGGTCAATCGGCCGAGTTGGCGGTCGGCGATGTGCAGAAGCTTCAGGCTAACGCCCCGTCCATCGAACACAAGGCGCACTGA
- a CDS encoding endonuclease encodes MILRFAAVLLLFISVGAQAGAPRTFTEAKKVAWKLYAPQSTEFYCGCKYTGNKVDLAACGYVPRKNAKRAARIEWEHIVPAWEFGHQRQCWQEGGRKNCTRYDPSYQKAEADLHNLVPSIGEVNGDRSNFSYGWLPVEKGQYGSCLTQVDFKAKKVMPRPSIRGMIARTYFYMSKQYGLRLSKQDRQLYEAWDKTYPVQDWERQRNQSVACVMGRGNDFVGPVNLKACG; translated from the coding sequence ATGATTCTGCGTTTTGCTGCTGTGCTGTTGCTGTTCATTTCCGTGGGTGCGCAAGCTGGCGCGCCGCGTACTTTCACCGAGGCCAAGAAGGTCGCCTGGAAGCTGTACGCCCCACAATCCACCGAGTTCTATTGCGGGTGCAAATACACCGGCAACAAGGTCGATCTGGCCGCCTGCGGCTATGTCCCGCGCAAGAACGCCAAGCGAGCGGCCCGCATCGAATGGGAGCACATTGTTCCGGCCTGGGAGTTCGGCCATCAGCGCCAATGCTGGCAGGAAGGCGGACGCAAGAATTGCACCCGCTACGACCCGAGTTATCAGAAAGCCGAAGCCGACCTGCACAACCTGGTGCCGAGCATCGGCGAGGTGAATGGTGACCGCAGTAATTTCAGCTACGGTTGGCTGCCGGTCGAAAAAGGTCAGTACGGCTCATGCCTGACACAGGTTGACTTCAAGGCAAAGAAGGTCATGCCCCGCCCTTCGATTCGCGGCATGATCGCCCGCACCTACTTTTACATGAGCAAACAATATGGCTTGCGCTTGTCGAAGCAGGATCGGCAATTGTACGAAGCCTGGGACAAGACTTACCCGGTGCAAGACTGGGAACGCCAGCGAAACCAGAGCGTGGCGTGTGTGATGGGACGCGGCAACGATTTCGTCGGCCCGGTGAACCTAAAAGCCTGCGGATGA
- a CDS encoding XdhC family protein produces MQHLDLQVVRRALEWATAGQRIWFCTVLTTYGSAPRAPGSLLAVNDGGQWIGSLSGGCVEEDFLERVAEGAFLDAINVVGYGEGDDPRSRVSLPCGGILDVLVEKFDADCDVQAHLRELESALLGQRRLIREVDLATGARSLFADREQGARIEREIDRVRIRIGAAQRLLLAGYSSVAQACAEFAVGLGFEVILCDPRDEVLEGVSLSGVEIRRQLPSVFIADGGCHRDTAVVALTHDPRIDDLAMMEAVRTEAFYIGVMGSLQTSQKRFERLRRIGSLGESELARIHAPIGLNLGSKTPSEIALAVLADILRIRNGIARDQL; encoded by the coding sequence ATGCAGCATCTCGATCTGCAGGTCGTGCGTCGGGCGCTGGAGTGGGCGACGGCGGGGCAGCGCATCTGGTTCTGCACCGTCCTGACGACCTACGGTTCGGCGCCGCGCGCGCCGGGTTCGCTGCTGGCGGTGAACGACGGCGGGCAGTGGATCGGGTCGCTGTCCGGTGGTTGCGTCGAGGAAGACTTTCTCGAGCGCGTCGCCGAAGGTGCGTTTCTCGATGCGATCAACGTCGTGGGTTATGGCGAAGGTGACGATCCGCGCTCGCGGGTCAGCCTGCCGTGCGGTGGCATTCTCGACGTGCTGGTAGAGAAATTTGACGCCGACTGCGATGTGCAGGCGCACCTGCGTGAACTCGAATCGGCATTGCTGGGGCAGCGTCGATTGATTCGCGAGGTCGATCTGGCCACGGGCGCGCGTAGCCTGTTTGCCGATCGCGAGCAAGGTGCACGGATCGAGCGTGAAATCGACCGGGTGCGGATTCGCATCGGTGCCGCTCAGCGTTTGCTCCTGGCGGGGTATTCCAGCGTGGCGCAGGCCTGTGCGGAGTTCGCGGTCGGTCTCGGCTTCGAAGTGATTCTCTGCGACCCGCGTGATGAAGTACTGGAAGGCGTATCGCTCAGCGGTGTGGAGATTCGCCGGCAACTGCCGTCGGTGTTCATCGCCGATGGCGGGTGCCACCGTGATACGGCGGTGGTGGCGTTGACCCACGATCCGCGCATCGACGATCTGGCGATGATGGAGGCCGTACGCACCGAGGCTTTCTACATCGGCGTGATGGGGTCGTTGCAGACGTCACAGAAGCGCTTCGAGCGCTTGCGCCGGATCGGTAGTCTGGGGGAGAGCGAGCTGGCGCGGATTCATGCGCCGATCGGCCTTAATCTGGGCAGCAAGACCCCGTCTGAAATCGCTTTGGCGGTGCTGGCGGATATCCTGCGGATTCGCAACGGGATCGCGCGGGATCAGTTGTGA
- a CDS encoding NAD(P)/FAD-dependent oxidoreductase, whose amino-acid sequence MANTPYPESYYAASANAVPPRPALQDDVETDVCVIGAGYTGLSSALFLLENGFRVTVLEAAKVGFGASGRNGGQIVNSYSRDIDVIERSVGPKQAQLLGQMAFEGGRIIRERISKYNIQCDLKDGGVFAALTARQMGHLESQKRLWERFGHTQLELLDQRRIREVVACDQYVGGMLDMSGGHIHPLNLALGEAAAVESLGGTIYEQSPAVRIERGANPIVHTPQGKVRAKFIIVAGNAYLGNLVPELAAKSMPCGTQVITTEPLGDELAKSLLPQDYCVEDCNYLLDYYRLTGDKRLIFGGGVVYGARDPANIEAIIRPKMLKAFPQLKDVKIDYAWTGNFLLTLSRLPQVGRLGDNIYYSQGCSGHGVTYTHLAGKVLAEALRGQAERFDAFADLPHYPFPGGQLLRTPFAALGAWYYGLRDKLGF is encoded by the coding sequence ATGGCGAACACCCCTTACCCAGAGTCTTATTACGCTGCGTCGGCCAACGCCGTACCACCACGCCCTGCCCTGCAGGATGACGTGGAGACGGATGTCTGTGTGATCGGTGCTGGTTACACGGGACTGTCCTCGGCTCTGTTCCTGCTTGAGAACGGTTTTCGCGTGACCGTGCTGGAGGCCGCCAAGGTTGGCTTCGGTGCTTCGGGGCGCAATGGCGGGCAAATCGTCAACAGCTACAGCCGTGACATCGACGTGATCGAACGTAGCGTCGGCCCAAAACAGGCACAATTGCTCGGGCAGATGGCGTTCGAGGGCGGCCGGATCATTCGTGAGCGCATCAGCAAGTACAACATTCAGTGCGACTTGAAGGACGGTGGCGTATTCGCCGCCCTCACCGCCAGGCAAATGGGCCACCTGGAATCGCAGAAGCGCTTGTGGGAACGCTTCGGCCACACCCAACTGGAACTGCTCGATCAACGCCGCATCCGCGAAGTGGTGGCTTGCGATCAATACGTTGGCGGCATGCTCGACATGAGCGGCGGCCACATCCACCCGCTTAACCTTGCTTTGGGCGAAGCCGCTGCCGTGGAATCCCTGGGCGGTACCATCTATGAACAGTCGCCGGCCGTGCGCATCGAACGCGGCGCCAATCCGATCGTGCACACGCCGCAGGGCAAAGTCAGGGCCAAATTCATCATCGTCGCCGGCAACGCCTACCTCGGCAATCTGGTGCCGGAACTGGCGGCCAAATCGATGCCGTGCGGTACTCAGGTGATCACCACCGAGCCATTGGGCGATGAGCTGGCGAAATCCCTCCTGCCACAGGACTACTGCGTCGAAGACTGCAATTACCTGCTCGACTACTACCGCCTCACCGGCGACAAACGCCTGATCTTCGGCGGTGGCGTGGTGTATGGCGCGCGGGATCCGGCGAACATCGAGGCGATCATCCGCCCAAAAATGCTCAAGGCCTTCCCGCAGCTCAAGGACGTGAAGATCGACTACGCTTGGACCGGCAATTTCCTGCTGACCCTGTCGCGCCTGCCGCAGGTCGGACGCCTGGGCGACAATATCTATTACTCCCAGGGTTGCAGCGGCCACGGCGTGACGTACACGCATCTGGCCGGCAAGGTATTGGCCGAGGCACTGCGCGGACAAGCCGAGCGCTTCGATGCATTTGCCGATCTGCCGCACTACCCGTTCCCCGGCGGGCAACTGCTGCGCACACCATTTGCCGCACTGGGCGCGTGGTACTACGGACTGCGCGACAAGCTCGGTTTCTGA
- a CDS encoding (2Fe-2S)-binding protein, which yields MANRPLQLTLNGQSVGPVDIPDDLPMIDYLHEYKNLTGSRLGCGQGICHACVVIVDNPDGTSEEVRTCITGAHYFEGKKVRTIEGHAKRDEQGQVIELNPIQQRFVDEFAFQCSYCAPGFVNAATVLVEKLQRQPIVKSKLEQVIEDSLGHHVCRCTGYVRYYNATRNVLTDLGLVKEG from the coding sequence ATGGCTAACCGTCCGCTTCAACTGACCCTCAACGGTCAATCCGTCGGCCCGGTGGACATCCCTGATGACCTGCCGATGATCGATTATCTGCACGAATACAAGAACCTCACCGGCTCGCGCCTGGGTTGCGGGCAAGGCATCTGTCACGCCTGCGTGGTGATCGTCGACAACCCGGACGGCACCAGCGAAGAAGTGCGCACCTGCATCACCGGCGCGCATTACTTCGAGGGCAAGAAAGTCCGCACCATCGAAGGCCACGCCAAACGTGACGAGCAAGGCCAGGTCATCGAACTGAACCCGATCCAGCAGCGTTTCGTCGACGAATTCGCCTTCCAGTGCAGCTACTGCGCCCCGGGCTTCGTCAACGCCGCAACCGTGCTGGTGGAAAAGCTGCAACGCCAGCCGATCGTCAAAAGCAAACTGGAACAAGTCATCGAGGACAGCCTCGGCCATCACGTCTGCCGTTGCACCGGGTACGTGCGTTACTACAACGCCACCCGCAATGTGCTGACCGATCTCGGCCTGGTCAAGGAGGGTTAA